Proteins encoded by one window of Erythrobacter sp.:
- a CDS encoding LacI family DNA-binding transcriptional regulator: protein MGRTPTGRPTSFDIAYLAGVSKPTVSRALRGDKSVSEATRARIRKIASELNYTVDKNASSLRSQRSNTIALLFFEDPTPDESMINPFFLAMLGSITRACANHGLDLLISFQRMEDDWHVRYQDSHRADGLILLGYGDYTLYRERLEQLARQGTHFARWGSVSGDTSGSTIGSDNFGAGRLAGEHLLARGRGRLAFLGHASDQYPEFAQRYRGMCRALQEAGIAPENALQRDAITTEEAGYEATRSLIAGGVHFDGVFAASDLIAIGALRALTEAGLAVPGDVALVGFDDIPAASLTNPPLTTIMQDIGGAGERLVETLLAKIEEREGPDNRLPTRLIVRASSGGAAALAPS from the coding sequence ATGGGACGCACGCCAACGGGTCGGCCGACCAGTTTCGATATTGCCTATCTGGCCGGGGTCTCCAAGCCCACCGTCAGCCGCGCGCTGCGTGGCGACAAGTCGGTCAGCGAAGCCACCCGCGCGCGGATCCGGAAGATCGCCAGCGAGCTCAATTACACCGTCGACAAGAACGCCTCCTCGCTGCGCTCGCAACGCTCCAACACCATCGCCCTGCTGTTCTTCGAGGACCCGACCCCCGACGAATCCATGATCAATCCGTTCTTCCTCGCCATGCTGGGATCGATCACGCGGGCCTGCGCCAACCACGGCCTGGACCTGCTGATCTCGTTCCAGCGGATGGAGGATGACTGGCACGTCCGCTACCAGGACAGCCACCGGGCCGACGGACTGATCCTGCTCGGCTACGGCGATTACACGCTCTACCGCGAGCGGCTGGAGCAGCTGGCGCGGCAGGGGACGCATTTTGCGCGCTGGGGCTCGGTGAGTGGCGATACGTCGGGCAGCACCATCGGTTCGGACAATTTCGGCGCGGGGCGGCTGGCGGGCGAACACCTGCTGGCGCGCGGACGGGGGCGGCTGGCTTTCCTCGGTCATGCGAGTGACCAGTATCCCGAGTTCGCGCAACGCTATCGCGGCATGTGCCGGGCGTTGCAAGAAGCTGGTATCGCACCGGAAAATGCGCTCCAGCGCGATGCCATCACCACCGAGGAAGCGGGGTACGAAGCCACGCGGAGCCTGATTGCGGGGGGCGTCCATTTCGATGGCGTGTTCGCCGCCAGCGACTTGATCGCCATCGGCGCGCTGCGGGCGCTGACCGAAGCCGGGCTGGCCGTGCCCGGTGATGTCGCGCTGGTGGGGTTCGACGACATTCCCGCCGCCAGCCTCACCAACCCGCCGCTGACCACGATCATGCAGGATATCGGCGGCGCGGGCGAGCGGCTGGTGGAGACGTTGCTGGCGAAGATCGAAGAGCGCGAAGGGCCGGACAACCGCCTGCCCACCCGCCTGATCGTGCGCGCCAGCAGCGGCGGTGCGGCCGCGCTCGCCCCGTCCTGA